One Georgenia wutianyii DNA segment encodes these proteins:
- a CDS encoding magnesium transporter MgtE N-terminal domain-containing protein, which yields MSTPVSRSAPSRVFVGRLAGTPVFDPLGDPVGKVHDVVVLLRTKNPPRAVGLVVEVPGKRRVFLPLTRVVGISGGAVITTGLLNIRRFSQRASETLVLGQLVDRRLTLADGSGDVIVSDVAIEQQRNRDWLVTQLFVARTTQTRGLRRRRGEQMVVEVGDLVDLVGGSEPQPATSFLATIEDLKPADVADVMHDLPVDRQLAVAAELTDERLADVLEELSDDDRVAIVSSMDAHRAADVLDVMQPDDAADLVNELPPDVARSLLDLMEPEEAEDVRRLLRYEERTAGGLMTTEPLILPPESTVAVALASARRVDVPPALATMIFVVRPPLETPTGRLVGVVHIQKALRESPAVQLGTILDADIESLGPHDEIGKVTRLLATYNLTALPVVDDERRLLGAVSVDDVLDHLLPEDWRDADTEDTDTAMTRSAHG from the coding sequence GTGAGTACTCCAGTGAGCAGGTCGGCACCCAGCCGCGTCTTCGTCGGCCGACTGGCGGGGACCCCCGTCTTCGACCCCCTCGGCGACCCGGTCGGCAAGGTGCACGACGTCGTCGTGCTCCTGCGGACGAAGAACCCGCCGCGCGCGGTGGGGCTCGTCGTCGAGGTGCCGGGCAAGCGGCGGGTGTTCCTGCCGCTCACCCGGGTCGTGGGCATCTCCGGCGGGGCGGTCATCACCACCGGGCTGCTCAACATCCGCCGCTTCTCCCAGCGGGCGAGCGAGACGCTCGTCCTCGGCCAGCTCGTCGACCGGCGGCTCACCCTCGCCGACGGGAGCGGGGACGTCATCGTCTCCGACGTCGCCATCGAGCAGCAGCGCAACCGCGACTGGCTCGTCACCCAGCTCTTCGTCGCGCGCACGACGCAGACGCGCGGCCTGCGCCGGCGGCGCGGGGAGCAGATGGTCGTCGAGGTCGGCGACCTCGTCGACCTCGTGGGCGGCAGCGAGCCCCAGCCGGCGACGTCGTTCCTCGCGACCATCGAGGACCTCAAGCCCGCCGACGTCGCCGACGTCATGCACGACCTGCCGGTGGACCGGCAGCTCGCGGTCGCCGCCGAGCTCACCGACGAGCGCCTCGCCGACGTCCTGGAGGAGCTGAGCGACGACGACCGGGTCGCCATCGTCTCGAGCATGGACGCGCACCGCGCCGCCGACGTCCTGGACGTCATGCAGCCCGACGACGCCGCCGACCTCGTCAACGAGCTGCCGCCGGACGTCGCCCGCTCGCTGCTCGACCTCATGGAGCCGGAGGAGGCCGAGGACGTGCGCCGCCTGCTGCGCTACGAGGAGCGCACCGCCGGCGGTCTCATGACCACCGAGCCGCTCATCCTGCCGCCGGAGTCGACCGTCGCGGTCGCGCTCGCCAGCGCGCGCCGGGTGGACGTCCCGCCCGCCCTGGCGACGATGATCTTCGTCGTGCGTCCGCCCCTGGAGACCCCGACCGGGCGGCTGGTCGGCGTCGTCCACATCCAGAAGGCGCTGCGCGAGTCCCCCGCCGTCCAGCTCGGGACGATCCTCGACGCCGACATCGAGTCCCTCGGCCCGCACGACGAGATCGGCAAGGTCACCCGGCTGCTCGCGACCTACAACCTCACCGCCCTGCCGGTCGTGGACGACGAGCGGCGCCTGCTCGGGGCGGTGAGCGTCGACGACGTCCTGGACCACCTGCTGCCCGAGGACTGGCGCGACGCCGACACCGAGGACACCGACACCGCGATGACGAGGAGTGCCCATGGCTGA